CGGGCTGCTTCCTGGCGTTTTGCGAGCTGACGGTTGTAGGCGCCGATGGCTTCTTTGCGGCGGAGCATTCCGATCAGGCGGCCGGGCGATTCAGGATCCATCACGGGCAGTTCATCGATGTTCAGGGCTGTGAACTTTCGCATCGCTTCGTTCAGGTCGTCGTCCGGGGCAACACTTAGAAAGCGAGACGTCATTACGTCGGCTGCATCGGCCAGTTGCCAGATGGTTTCGTCATAAATGTACGACCGCACATCGTCGGCGGAAAAGATGCCCACCATTTTTCCTTCGGCGTTCACGACAGGAAAGTAGTGTTGGTGAGTTCTACTTAGCAGCTTGACGATGCTGGACAGGGGCATTGCTTCCGGCACCAGTTCGATTTTGCGATCCCGACGATAAACGTCTTCGACCTTCATACCTTCCAGTACATCGATGGTAAAGTCGCCTCGATGAGCGGGCGATTCCAGCCGCGTTGGCACCTGTTTGCTATACAGCGATGTGCCATGGCATAGCAGAAAACATAACGTGGAGACCCACATGGTGGGCAACAACAGCTGGTAGCTTCCCGTCATTTCAGAAACCATGATAATGGTCGAAATGGGAGCTCGCGCGATACCAGCGAAGAAGCCAGCCATGCCCACGACACCAAACGCGCCGGGAGATACTCCGGCCAGCCAGCCGACTGCCGGAACATTGTTGCCCAGCATCTGAAATGCTTTGCCGGTGGCGACTCCCACGCAGCCGCCAATGACCATCGATGGACCAAAGACGCCGCCGGAACCTCCACTACTAATCGTCAGTGACGTCGTCAGAATCTTGACCAACCCGACCAGCAGCAGGACTTCGATCGTTAGTGCGCCCGGTGTTTCCAGCCCGGTTTGTAGTATTCCGTATCCAGTCGCCAGCACGGACAGCAGCGCTCGATCCTGGCCGCAGGCATAGTACAACGTGATGGCAACACAGGCAGTCAGGCCGGCTCCCATCGCTGGCTTCAGGTGAGGCGGGCCGGGCACTTTTCGAAAGACTTCATGAATGCCGTAGAAGCATTTGATATAGATGATGCCGACCAGAGCCAAAATCAGTGACATAATCCCGTACGGTATCATCTCAAGCAGCGACGTCATTTGGTAAGCGGGCAGCCGTCCAAAGACGTGGCCAAACGTCATATGTTTGGGCAGGAACATGCCGTAAATCGAATAGGCCGTAATCGAAGAAATGGCGGTCGGAACGATCACGTCGGATTCCAGGTCCGCGTCGCGATACATGATTTCACCGGCAAAAATAGCGCCAGCCAGGGGAGCTCGAAAAATGGCTCCCACGCCAGCGCCCATGCCCGCCGCCATGAGAATCCGCCGGTCGCGTGCCGACAGTTTCAGACACTGTCCGAGAAATGATCCAAGAGACGCTCCAATCTGCGCGATGGGGCCTTCACGACCGCCCGAGCCAGCCGTTCCTAACGTGACGGCCGAAGCCAGTGTCTTCACCACGGCCACTCTGATGGAAATGTTGCCGCGTTTTCTGTGGAAGGCGTCAATCGCGCCGTCTGTGCCATGGCCTTCGGCTTCCGGAGCGAAAGTGTAGACCAGCCAGCCGGATATCAGGCCGCCTCCGACCATCACTGCCACCAACCAACCCAAAGAAAAGCTTAGTTCTTCGACGTGAAACAGTGGGCGTTCGCCAGTCGCAGCCTGCGGCACAAATCCGGAAAACTGCGTCAACAGAAACCGCGACACCGTTTGGCCCAGCACATCAAAAACAATCGCTCCGAGACCGGCGGCGATGCCAACGATAACGGGCAGGATGAACCATTTGGCGGTCATCTGTGCCTGAAGCAGTTTCATAGGAAAACGCAGAACCTGATAGAGATTGAGAAAACGGAGGTTGCCACAAACGCGAGTCGGGCGGCTATGTGGGATTGCGTTCGAGGACGCGACCGATCGTCGGCGTGTTGACGACACTCGCGGCGTGTGGAGCGCATGCGGTGCGTGAGTGGCGCAGGTGGGTAGTGGACCGGTCTAAGCCAACTGTGTCAATGCGGAGGGCGAACTGTTCCCAAAAAGAGAGTCAGGACATGCCATACGCCGCCGATGCTTCAGGCGAGAAGCCGGTTATCGGGATTCGAGCCGTGCGGGATACCGAAACACCGCGTCTCAACAAACCGTAAACTGCGGAAACTTGAGTGTTCTCAAATGTTTGAATGATCCATTTCGTGCGCACAGCGTTATCCGAGACACAAGCAGCAATGTGTCGGATGCTCGCAGATTTGATGAAAGAGCTCGTGCCAACGATCTCATCGAGTCTGCGCCTGTCCGTCGTTCCCAGATCCCCACGGCGAGGTGCGGCCCATGATCGAAGTGTCGAACGTCTTTCACCATTACGGTCTGCGGCCGGTTCTGCAGGACATTAATTTTGAGGTCGATGCCGGACAAACCCTGGCAATTATCGGCCCCAACGGGACGGGAAAAACCACGCTGCTGGACCTGATGTCCGGGTTCGCGTCGCCCGCCGAGGGCACCGTTTCCATCAATGGGCGAGTCCGCCGATCGTCTGTTGAGAATGAACTGGCCATCCGACAGGAAACCGTATTCCTTCCTGCAGAACCGTGGTTCCCAAAGAATATGACCGGCCGTGATTTTCTGCTGGGTGTTGGTGAATTGTGGAGCGTGCCGGTTCGTCGGCTGTTTGAGCACGCCGATCGATTGCTGTCTGTCTTCCAACTGGATGCGATCGGCGATTCGGATATCTCCGCGTATTCAACAGGGCAGCGAAAAAAGATTGGCTTGTGCTCAGCGCTGATCTGCGAAGCTTCGATCCTGTTACTGGATGAGCCATTTTCCGGGGGGCTCGATCCAGCCGGGCTGACGGCCATGAAACAGATTCTAAAGTACCTCACCGAACGACAGGACCGCACTGTGGTCCTGACCAGCCCCGTTCCTGAACTGGTGGAAGAGGTCGCCGACGAAGTTCTGATCTTGAACGAAGGCACGATCCTAAAACACGACACCGTCGAGAACGTCAAACGCGACGCGGAAGCGCCGACGCTGGACGAAGCGTTGCGAAAACTGATCTTTCCGGAAACAGAACACGAATTGCGGGACTACTTCACGTATGAAATGGCCGGTGAGGTGGCATCATGAATCGGTGGTATCGACAAAGCCTGCCCGGCCGAGCGGGAGCATATTTGCTGCTGACAATTGTGTTGTTGACGGATGTTTTTGCGGTTATCTCTTGGTTCACGTGGGGGCATGGCCTGGAGGCCAGTGACCAGTATCTTTGCTGGCTTCCGTTCGTGGGATTCAATGTCGGTTTGTGCGTGATTGCAGGCATGATCGTGGCGGGCTACCGTCTGCAGGGATTCCCTGATCGCACCGCAAGCACATCCTTTCATTCCTGGCTGGCAGCAACACCGTGGCAACCTTCGAGCCGCACACCATTCGGGCCGTGGCATCCAGTTTGGCTTGATGTCGTACCATTTAGCATTCTCGGCGTTGTTGCGGCAACGCAGGCGGCGGTCCTTTGCCCCTCACTGGTTGCAGCAAGAGATCAGGCGATGGCTTGGTCGGATGCTCTGATAGTCACAGTCGTTCCCGCCGCACTGGCACCTGCCGTGGTGTTTCTGTTCACATGGACGATTTGTGCTTACGGCATTCTCTGTTCACGATGGAACTGGTCCATCTTTCTACCCGCACTCTGGATGGGAATTCTGATCCACGTTGGCAAGCTGACTTCAGCGGAAATTGCGTTCTCCACGTTAGGCGTTTCGCTTGTCGGCCTGATGGTTGTGAGTTGGCGCCGCATGCAGCTTGAGCTAACAAAGGTTCCCGAATTCCACACGGCATTGTCAGACGTGGCACCGAAACCTCGCCGTACTTCGACAACTTACGCGGCGCTGTCGCCTGCTCCGCAAAACCCTCAATTTGCAGCCGGACTTCATGGCCTCCGGCCCAAAGCGTTCGCCGCTGGATTGCTGTTGTTTGTCTGGGTGGCTCTGTTGCCGTGGGGTTCAGGTTCAGTCAACTATCTGACAGTGGCTCTCGCGTTGTTCATTCTTGCTGTCTTCCGTATGGCCGCCTACGGGGAAATACTTACGTCGCATCTGGGCCTGGTGGCTCGCTGGTCGACGCGGCAGTTTATTGTGCCCAGCTACGATCGTGTTTGGATTCCGAGCGTGGTGATGATTGTGGCCGGTCTGGCGACTTACGGTTTGGTGCCTCTGGGAGTGCTACCACCGACGCTGGGCGGTGCGTTGAGCATCGCTGTACCAGTGGTGATCGGCCTTGCCATGGGGCCTGACTACACAACCTGGTCGTTGACGGCTCCGTGCCGCTACAGCAAGCGACAACAGCAACAGTGAAAACCGCAGCGCAAGGCCGCCTGCCGATTATTCGTCTTCAGCCCAGCGCTGCATGGCTTCCAGCGATTCGTCGCGTTCTTCGCGGGTGGCGAACAGAGAATCGTCGCCTTCGATGCGGACTTCGTAACGCCCTTCGACAAGACATTC
This DNA window, taken from Fuerstiella marisgermanici, encodes the following:
- a CDS encoding chloride channel protein, with the protein product MKLLQAQMTAKWFILPVIVGIAAGLGAIVFDVLGQTVSRFLLTQFSGFVPQAATGERPLFHVEELSFSLGWLVAVMVGGGLISGWLVYTFAPEAEGHGTDGAIDAFHRKRGNISIRVAVVKTLASAVTLGTAGSGGREGPIAQIGASLGSFLGQCLKLSARDRRILMAAGMGAGVGAIFRAPLAGAIFAGEIMYRDADLESDVIVPTAISSITAYSIYGMFLPKHMTFGHVFGRLPAYQMTSLLEMIPYGIMSLILALVGIIYIKCFYGIHEVFRKVPGPPHLKPAMGAGLTACVAITLYYACGQDRALLSVLATGYGILQTGLETPGALTIEVLLLVGLVKILTTSLTISSGGSGGVFGPSMVIGGCVGVATGKAFQMLGNNVPAVGWLAGVSPGAFGVVGMAGFFAGIARAPISTIIMVSEMTGSYQLLLPTMWVSTLCFLLCHGTSLYSKQVPTRLESPAHRGDFTIDVLEGMKVEDVYRRDRKIELVPEAMPLSSIVKLLSRTHQHYFPVVNAEGKMVGIFSADDVRSYIYDETIWQLADAADVMTSRFLSVAPDDDLNEAMRKFTALNIDELPVMDPESPGRLIGMLRRKEAIGAYNRQLAKRQEAAREQSL
- a CDS encoding ATP-binding cassette domain-containing protein, which gives rise to MIEVSNVFHHYGLRPVLQDINFEVDAGQTLAIIGPNGTGKTTLLDLMSGFASPAEGTVSINGRVRRSSVENELAIRQETVFLPAEPWFPKNMTGRDFLLGVGELWSVPVRRLFEHADRLLSVFQLDAIGDSDISAYSTGQRKKIGLCSALICEASILLLDEPFSGGLDPAGLTAMKQILKYLTERQDRTVVLTSPVPELVEEVADEVLILNEGTILKHDTVENVKRDAEAPTLDEALRKLIFPETEHELRDYFTYEMAGEVAS